A region of Rhizorhabdus wittichii RW1 DNA encodes the following proteins:
- a CDS encoding protein of unknown function DUF932 (PFAM: protein of unknown function DUF932), whose amino-acid sequence MSIHHLATRFGRNSHQIGGYEALDNEALYRNVPSIFAREAHDSRSERYVYVPTIDIVEGLRREGWFPFFAVQSVPRDGSRHGHAKHMLRLRRDDGIGKPEAAEVIIVNSHDGTSAYQMFAGMLRFVCTNSMIAGERFEEVRVPHKGNIQHDIIEGVYTVAEDFPRLIDASETMKEVRLSEDEQRLLGEVSLVARYGDDESPLTPEQIIEPRRYEDRGDSLWTTFNVIQENVIRGGLHGRKRNAEGRIRRSRSRPINGIDQNVTLNRALWTLAEGMQRLKTG is encoded by the coding sequence ATGAGCATCCATCACCTTGCTACCCGGTTCGGCCGCAACAGCCATCAGATCGGCGGCTATGAGGCGCTCGACAACGAGGCGCTGTATCGTAACGTCCCGTCCATCTTCGCCCGCGAGGCGCACGACAGCCGTTCGGAACGCTATGTCTATGTCCCCACCATCGACATTGTGGAAGGGTTGCGCCGGGAAGGATGGTTCCCGTTCTTCGCTGTGCAGTCCGTCCCCCGCGACGGCAGCCGCCACGGCCACGCCAAGCACATGCTGCGCCTGCGCCGGGACGACGGTATCGGCAAGCCCGAGGCCGCCGAGGTCATCATCGTGAACAGCCATGATGGGACCAGCGCCTATCAGATGTTTGCCGGGATGCTGCGGTTCGTCTGCACCAATTCCATGATCGCGGGCGAGCGGTTCGAGGAGGTCCGCGTGCCCCATAAGGGCAATATCCAGCACGACATCATCGAAGGCGTTTACACCGTGGCCGAGGACTTCCCCCGGCTGATCGACGCCAGCGAGACGATGAAAGAGGTTCGGCTTTCCGAGGATGAGCAGCGCTTGCTCGGCGAGGTCAGCCTTGTCGCCCGCTATGGCGACGACGAGAGCCCGCTCACCCCCGAGCAGATCATCGAGCCGCGCCGCTACGAGGATCGGGGCGATAGCCTGTGGACCACGTTCAACGTCATTCAGGAGAACGTCATTCGGGGCGGATTGCATGGCCGCAAGCGCAATGCCGAGGGCCGTATCCGCCGCAGCCGTTCGCGTCCGATCAACGGCATCGACCAGAACGTGACGCTCAATCGCGCGCTCTGGACGCTGGCCGAAGGGATGCAGCGCCTCAAGACGGGTTAA
- a CDS encoding AAA ATPase, central domain protein (PFAM: AAA ATPase, central domain protein~SMART: AAA ATPase): MSTKQIVALLNSHVAGDEEQFLSIALQVAAQQARQGNAEEANQLKRLVQKARERLGNAPTGQAPIPLARPRGELQGLVESSYPKTKLDNMVLGEAIRSRLQRVVRQQSERATLRDHGQVPATHLLLVGPPGTGKTMTASALAGELRLPLFTARLDSLFSRFFGETAGKLRLLFDQIAQTRGVYLLDEFDAIGSRRGDPNDVGEIRRVLNSVLSFMEEPNSTDSIVIAATNHVEILDKALARRFDEVIEYRLPDPESARAILSRRLGRYRLTAKAWASIAPITEGLSQGELVRAADAVVKDAILEGAKSISADHLRIALQDRQIFRQSFGH; encoded by the coding sequence ATGTCAACCAAGCAGATCGTCGCGCTGCTCAATTCGCACGTTGCTGGGGACGAAGAGCAATTTCTGTCGATAGCGCTCCAGGTTGCGGCACAGCAAGCGCGCCAAGGCAATGCCGAAGAGGCGAACCAGTTGAAGCGCCTCGTCCAAAAGGCGCGCGAACGGCTTGGCAACGCGCCTACCGGCCAAGCGCCAATCCCTCTGGCGCGGCCGCGCGGCGAGTTGCAAGGGCTGGTCGAGAGCAGCTATCCGAAGACCAAGCTCGACAACATGGTGCTTGGCGAGGCCATTCGCTCGCGGTTGCAGCGCGTTGTCCGGCAGCAAAGCGAGCGGGCGACCTTGCGCGATCATGGGCAGGTTCCGGCGACGCACCTGCTGCTTGTCGGGCCTCCGGGCACGGGCAAGACCATGACGGCCTCGGCACTCGCGGGAGAGCTGCGCTTGCCGCTGTTCACGGCACGGCTGGACTCGTTGTTCAGCCGCTTCTTTGGGGAGACGGCCGGCAAGCTGCGCTTGCTGTTTGATCAGATTGCGCAGACCCGCGGCGTCTATTTGCTCGACGAGTTCGACGCGATCGGTTCGCGTCGTGGCGATCCCAATGACGTCGGCGAGATTCGACGGGTTCTTAACTCGGTGCTCTCCTTCATGGAGGAGCCTAACTCAACCGACAGTATCGTCATCGCGGCGACCAACCATGTCGAGATACTCGACAAGGCGCTGGCACGCAGGTTTGATGAAGTCATCGAATATCGGCTGCCCGATCCCGAGTCCGCGCGCGCGATCCTCTCACGCCGGCTGGGACGCTACCGCCTGACCGCCAAGGCTTGGGCGTCGATCGCTCCCATCACGGAAGGCTTGAGCCAGGGGGAGCTGGTGCGCGCGGCCGATGCCGTCGTGAAGGACGCTATCCTCGAAGGGGCGAAGTCGATCTCGGCCGACCATTTGCGCATCGCGCTCCAAGACCGCCAAATCTTTCGACAGAGCTTTGGACATTGA
- a CDS encoding peptidase S16, lon domain protein (PFAM: peptidase S16, lon domain protein) yields MAERLSIFPLAGALLFPRGHLPLHIFEPRYRALVTDALARDRRVSMIQPRDDREPPTLFDIGCVGHIREVERLDDGRFNIVLEGLTRFRLLRELDVATPFRQVEADLGAFDDAEAPDALPSIVRAEIEREARRFADSRGVAVDWTGVSRLDDETLVNAISAIAPFDTAAKQALLEARTLADRADLLAQFLGFFRRGDDEPATLQ; encoded by the coding sequence ATGGCCGAGCGCCTGTCGATCTTCCCCCTGGCGGGCGCGCTGCTGTTTCCGCGCGGCCATCTGCCGCTGCACATCTTCGAGCCGCGCTATCGCGCGCTCGTCACCGACGCGCTGGCGCGCGACCGCCGCGTCTCGATGATCCAGCCGCGCGACGACCGCGAGCCGCCGACGCTGTTCGACATCGGCTGCGTCGGCCATATCCGCGAGGTCGAGCGGCTCGACGACGGCCGCTTCAACATCGTCCTCGAAGGCCTCACCCGCTTCCGCCTGCTGCGCGAGCTCGACGTCGCGACGCCGTTCCGGCAGGTCGAGGCCGACCTGGGCGCGTTCGACGACGCGGAAGCGCCCGACGCGCTGCCCAGCATCGTCCGCGCCGAGATCGAGCGCGAGGCGCGCCGCTTCGCCGACAGCCGCGGCGTCGCGGTCGACTGGACCGGGGTCAGCCGGCTCGACGACGAGACGCTCGTCAACGCCATCTCCGCGATCGCGCCGTTCGATACCGCCGCCAAGCAGGCGCTGCTCGAAGCGCGGACGCTGGCCGACCGCGCCGACCTGCTCGCCCAGTTCCTCGGCTTCTTCCGGCGCGGCGACGACGAGCCGGCGACGCTGCAGTGA
- a CDS encoding protein of unknown function DUF343 (PFAM: protein of unknown function DUF343) yields the protein MNDRTTSLDPELLAILVCPVTRTPLRYDEAAGELVSDAAGLAFPIRNGVPVMLIEEARALS from the coding sequence GTGAACGACCGCACGACGAGCCTCGATCCCGAGCTGCTCGCGATCCTGGTCTGCCCGGTGACGCGGACGCCGCTGCGCTATGACGAAGCTGCCGGGGAGCTGGTTTCGGACGCCGCCGGCCTCGCCTTCCCGATCCGCAACGGCGTTCCGGTCATGCTGATAGAGGAAGCGCGCGCCCTTTCCTGA
- a CDS encoding 2-octaprenyl-3-methyl-6-methoxy-1,4-benzoquinol hydroxylase (TIGRFAM: Ubiquinone biosynthesis hydroxylase, UbiH/UbiF/VisC/COQ6 family~PFAM: monooxygenase, FAD-binding): protein MVRWWHVRRRRPKAVRMERQDVIILGGGLVGLTLGIALARHGIMAAVIDPADPDRMLASGFDGRASAVASAPWRMLDAIGVGAYLQGRGCPIDAIRVQDGLSPESLMFEPSADDGALGYMFENRDLRIALDTTARAADGLTLLRPARPVDVRRDLDGVRVTLADGREVAGSLLIGAEGRQSPTREAAGITCARWSYDHVAMIASIAHEKPHGNVAYEIFYTAGPFAILPLVDDAEGRHRSALVWTVDKKHAPAMLGLPDRAYQAEAEKRMGGMLGAVSLISPRSSYPLGFHHAARITDTRLALVGDAAHGIHPIAGQGVNLGYRDVAALTEVLVEGMRLGLDPGDAQLLDRYQRWRSLDSFMVAASTDGLTRLFGIPGRTARTVRRIGLGAVQRLGPLKGRFMAEARGETGKLPRLLQGMAI, encoded by the coding sequence ATGGTTAGGTGGTGGCATGTCCGCCGCCGACGTCCTAAAGCGGTCCGCATGGAACGGCAGGACGTCATCATCCTCGGCGGGGGCCTGGTCGGCCTCACCCTCGGCATCGCGCTCGCGCGGCACGGCATCATGGCGGCGGTGATCGATCCCGCCGATCCCGACAGGATGCTGGCGAGCGGCTTCGACGGCCGCGCCTCGGCGGTGGCGAGCGCGCCGTGGCGGATGCTCGACGCGATCGGGGTCGGCGCGTATCTCCAGGGCCGCGGCTGCCCGATCGACGCGATCCGGGTGCAGGACGGCCTCAGCCCCGAAAGCCTGATGTTCGAGCCGTCGGCCGACGACGGCGCGCTCGGCTATATGTTCGAGAATCGCGACCTGCGCATCGCGCTCGACACCACGGCGCGCGCCGCCGACGGACTGACCCTGCTGCGCCCCGCCCGCCCGGTCGACGTCCGTCGCGACCTCGACGGGGTCCGCGTCACGCTGGCCGACGGGCGCGAAGTGGCGGGATCGCTGCTGATCGGCGCCGAGGGGCGCCAGTCGCCGACCCGCGAGGCGGCCGGCATCACCTGCGCCCGCTGGAGCTACGACCATGTCGCGATGATCGCCTCGATCGCGCATGAGAAGCCGCACGGCAATGTCGCCTATGAGATCTTCTATACCGCCGGTCCCTTCGCGATCCTGCCGCTGGTCGACGACGCCGAGGGGCGCCACCGCTCGGCGCTGGTCTGGACGGTCGACAAGAAGCACGCCCCGGCGATGCTGGGCCTGCCCGACCGCGCCTATCAGGCCGAGGCCGAGAAGCGGATGGGCGGGATGCTCGGCGCGGTGTCGCTGATCTCGCCGCGCTCCTCCTATCCGCTCGGCTTCCACCATGCCGCGCGGATCACCGACACCCGCCTCGCCCTTGTCGGTGACGCGGCGCACGGCATCCACCCGATCGCCGGCCAGGGCGTCAACCTCGGCTATCGCGACGTCGCGGCGCTGACCGAGGTGCTGGTCGAGGGGATGCGGCTCGGCCTCGATCCGGGCGACGCCCAGCTTCTCGACCGCTACCAGCGCTGGCGCAGCCTCGACAGCTTCATGGTCGCGGCCTCGACCGACGGCCTGACCCGCCTGTTCGGCATCCCCGGCCGCACCGCCCGCACCGTGCGTCGCATCGGCCTCGGCGCGGTCCAGCGGCTCGGCCCGCTCAAGGGCCGCTTCATGGCCGAGGCGCGCGGCGAGACGGGGAAATTGCCGAGATTGTTGCAGGGCATGGCGATCTGA
- a CDS encoding Thioredoxin domain (PFAM: Thioredoxin domain), translated as MSAADREAIEAFKRDVVEPSMTSLVILDFWAEWCGPCKALAPVLEKVAADYADKGVVLAKINVDEQKMIAAQFRVQSIPTVYALFQGQLVADLTQARGESQLKQMLDQILRQLPIQGAADKMHEDIAPLIAMGEEVLEAGDVERALSVFGQLVEMAPDDVEVIGGLARAMVKAGQVDEAEALLGQLPPEKTKEAPIARAQAAVALAREAAPVDDLGPLRAKVAANPDDHEARFELAGGLMAAGDRDGAADNLLEIIARDRAWNEDAARQRLIKLLEVVGLEDPWVREQRRRLSALLFT; from the coding sequence ATGAGCGCGGCGGATCGGGAAGCGATCGAGGCGTTCAAGCGCGATGTCGTCGAACCGTCGATGACGTCGCTCGTCATCCTCGATTTCTGGGCCGAATGGTGCGGGCCGTGCAAGGCGCTGGCGCCGGTGCTCGAAAAGGTCGCCGCCGACTATGCCGACAAGGGCGTCGTCCTGGCCAAGATCAACGTCGACGAGCAGAAGATGATCGCGGCGCAGTTCCGCGTCCAGTCGATCCCCACCGTCTATGCGCTTTTCCAGGGCCAGCTCGTCGCCGACCTGACCCAGGCGCGCGGCGAGAGCCAGCTCAAGCAGATGCTCGACCAGATCCTGCGCCAGCTGCCGATCCAGGGCGCCGCCGACAAGATGCACGAGGACATCGCCCCGCTGATCGCGATGGGCGAGGAGGTGCTGGAGGCCGGCGACGTCGAACGCGCCCTGTCGGTGTTCGGCCAGCTCGTCGAGATGGCCCCCGACGATGTCGAGGTGATCGGCGGGCTCGCCCGCGCGATGGTCAAGGCCGGCCAGGTCGACGAGGCCGAGGCGCTGCTCGGCCAGCTTCCGCCCGAAAAGACCAAGGAGGCCCCGATCGCCCGCGCCCAGGCGGCGGTGGCGCTCGCCCGCGAGGCGGCGCCGGTCGACGACCTCGGCCCGCTCCGCGCCAAGGTCGCGGCGAACCCCGACGACCATGAGGCGCGCTTCGAGCTGGCCGGCGGCCTGATGGCGGCCGGCGACCGCGACGGCGCCGCCGACAACCTGCTCGAGATCATCGCCCGCGATCGCGCCTGGAACGAGGACGCGGCGCGGCAGCGGCTGATCAAGCTGCTCGAGGTGGTCGGGCTCGAGGACCCGTGGGTGCGCGAGCAGCGGCGGCGCCTGTCGGCGCTGCTGTTCACCTGA
- a CDS encoding ParB domain protein nuclease (PFAM: ParB domain protein nuclease), giving the protein MTKTVQIETTAAEPVSGIEIFVPLNKLKKSPKNARKVPHGEAAIEALAASIEHKGLIQNLVIEPEMKDEKPTGAYFVTAGEGRRLAYLLRAKRRQIRKNHPVRCRLDTENDPSEISLDENVTRTPMHPADQFERFRELADGNGWGAEEIGARFGVSGGVVKQRLRLGAVSPKLLQVYREDGLTLDQLMAFAITEDHARQEQVFENLHHNREPWIIRRDMTANNVPADDRRAVFVGADAYIEAGGNIIRDLFSEDRGGFFEDAGLLDMLAVEKLREIADGVQAEGWKWVEAHIDYPHAHGMRRFYPQAVDLSDEDEARLEALSTEHDELAEGYSSYDEMPEDVAKKLEAVSDEIDAISAKRYAYDANVIAHGGAFVVLHHDGTVRIERGFVRPEDEALADPQPEDEAEAIEPEAVEDEQAEDSDEEVQDFEDEDEEPGKPISDSLIRDLSAHRTLALRVALGEQPGMALVALTHTLTAQLFYSYAEAGCLEIRPTVTPLGGHAAGIEDTPLAARASEAHDAWAERMPRDVADLWGFIVALDDEQRMALLAHCASRTVNALRLPWDRKPRTLQTADRLATALALDMAKDWTPTVDSYLGRVTKAHILEAVAEGVSEDAARRIADKKKPEMAEAAEQRLVGKGWLPAVLRTPEPEAEPVETEDAEGIAQPSEAEAPDTGAQDGEAVEVEAVEQPTEPEAVDADVEPVDEEDAYSIAAE; this is encoded by the coding sequence ATGACCAAGACCGTTCAAATCGAAACCACCGCTGCCGAGCCTGTGTCGGGCATCGAGATTTTCGTGCCGCTGAACAAGCTCAAGAAGTCCCCCAAGAACGCCCGCAAGGTGCCGCATGGCGAGGCCGCCATCGAGGCGCTGGCCGCTTCCATCGAGCATAAGGGTCTGATCCAGAACCTTGTGATCGAGCCGGAAATGAAGGACGAGAAGCCGACCGGCGCCTATTTCGTCACCGCTGGCGAAGGTCGCAGGCTGGCCTATCTGTTGCGCGCCAAGCGCAGGCAGATCAGGAAGAACCACCCGGTTCGCTGCCGTCTCGACACCGAGAACGACCCGTCCGAGATCAGTCTGGACGAGAATGTGACCCGGACCCCGATGCACCCCGCCGATCAGTTCGAGCGGTTCCGCGAGCTTGCGGACGGCAACGGATGGGGCGCGGAGGAAATCGGCGCGCGGTTCGGCGTGTCGGGCGGCGTGGTGAAGCAGCGGCTTCGCCTTGGCGCTGTCAGTCCGAAGCTGTTGCAGGTCTATCGCGAGGACGGGCTGACCTTGGATCAGCTTATGGCATTCGCCATCACCGAAGACCACGCCCGGCAAGAGCAGGTGTTCGAGAACCTGCATCACAACCGGGAGCCGTGGATCATTCGGCGCGACATGACCGCCAACAACGTGCCCGCCGATGATCGCCGTGCGGTGTTCGTCGGGGCCGATGCCTATATCGAGGCGGGCGGCAACATCATCCGCGACCTGTTCAGTGAGGATCGAGGCGGTTTCTTCGAGGATGCGGGCTTGCTCGACATGCTTGCCGTCGAGAAGCTGCGCGAGATCGCGGACGGGGTGCAGGCCGAGGGGTGGAAGTGGGTTGAGGCCCATATCGACTATCCCCATGCTCACGGTATGCGGCGCTTCTATCCGCAGGCCGTGGACCTGTCCGACGAGGACGAGGCCCGGCTTGAGGCCCTGTCCACCGAGCATGACGAGCTTGCCGAAGGCTATTCGTCCTATGACGAAATGCCCGAGGACGTGGCGAAGAAGCTGGAAGCGGTGTCCGATGAGATCGACGCCATTTCGGCCAAGCGTTACGCCTACGATGCCAACGTGATCGCGCATGGCGGAGCGTTCGTGGTGCTTCACCATGACGGCACGGTCAGGATCGAGCGCGGTTTCGTCCGTCCCGAGGATGAGGCGCTTGCCGATCCGCAGCCCGAGGACGAGGCCGAAGCCATCGAACCGGAGGCCGTGGAGGACGAGCAGGCCGAGGACAGCGACGAGGAAGTTCAGGATTTCGAGGATGAGGACGAGGAACCGGGCAAGCCCATTTCCGACAGCCTCATTCGCGACCTGTCCGCCCACCGGACGCTGGCCCTTCGCGTGGCGCTTGGCGAACAGCCCGGCATGGCGTTGGTAGCCCTGACCCACACGCTTACGGCGCAACTGTTCTACAGCTACGCCGAGGCCGGTTGCCTTGAAATCCGTCCGACCGTGACCCCGCTTGGCGGTCATGCGGCGGGGATCGAGGATACACCGCTGGCGGCGCGGGCGAGCGAGGCGCATGACGCATGGGCCGAGCGGATGCCGCGCGACGTCGCGGACCTGTGGGGCTTCATCGTCGCACTGGACGATGAGCAGCGGATGGCGTTGCTGGCGCATTGCGCGTCCCGCACCGTTAACGCCCTGCGCCTACCGTGGGATCGCAAGCCCCGGACGCTGCAAACGGCGGACAGGCTGGCGACCGCGCTGGCGCTGGACATGGCGAAGGACTGGACGCCGACCGTGGACAGCTACCTTGGCCGTGTCACCAAGGCGCATATCCTTGAGGCCGTTGCCGAAGGGGTATCGGAGGATGCGGCCCGCCGTATTGCGGACAAGAAGAAGCCGGAAATGGCCGAAGCCGCCGAGCAGCGTCTTGTCGGGAAGGGCTGGCTTCCCGCTGTGTTGCGGACGCCGGAGCCGGAGGCCGAACCCGTCGAGACGGAGGACGCCGAAGGGATCGCGCAGCCGTCCGAAGCGGAGGCCCCCGATACCGGAGCGCAGGACGGCGAAGCCGTGGAGGTCGAGGCGGTGGAGCAGCCGACCGAACCCGAAGCGGTGGACGCCGACGTTGAGCCGGTGGACGAGGAAGACGCTTACTCGATTGCCGCCGAATAG